A single window of Zea mays cultivar B73 chromosome 10, Zm-B73-REFERENCE-NAM-5.0, whole genome shotgun sequence DNA harbors:
- the LOC103640983 gene encoding disease resistance protein RPM1, with translation MAEGLILVVLQKIATTLGGAALSVIKSKLGKGANILLEAENSMKEIESEFEIMQAYISQADPYSESNKILKPWLKNVRKIASEVEDIIDEYAFLLGKLDNAGYLAKKFHHSRYITAWSDISSQLKQVQARLQNLTVLKDRYGITVVGPGGGSSSHNNSRKNYLSESSYLNDDGDGVMVGNEDEVKKLTECIDGAGADRAVISIWGMGGSGKTILARGIYRKREVRKNFQCCAWITVSLNYQVEDLLNKLIKELHIQDVPDATDSTHLVARIQNHLKDKRYLVVLDDMWNRESWLFFDRVFVKNLYGSRVIVTTRTEAVASIAELNHTIRIGLLSQGESWKLFGRKAFSKIGKEEPTCPQGLVQWANKILERCQGLPLAIVAIGSLLSYREMEEQEWRLFYNQLNWQLTNNPELNFVSSVLKLSLNDLPSHLRNCFLYCGLFPKDYQIRRKCLIRLWVAEGFVEDRGTEITLEEVAEEYLKELTRRSLFQVMERNEFSRPRRFQVHDLVREMTLAISRNERFGHVSDQPDVTDIGDVGKRVSVHSGGQIYQPGPSSQHLRSFLLFDKHVPLSWISIASSDFKLLRVLCLRYSLLEDIPDAMTCLFNLHHLDCSRTKVRKVPRSVARLKKLETLHLRFARVRELPSEITMLTNLRHLSVSDDLYGTSICGTIRSLKHLQTLREVKVNKDLAKSLGYLTQLRSLGITGVIQSHNADLWASIRKMTVLNKLAVATPGESNEVLSFEELRPLKNLEKFYLTGKLAEGKLFPVSNGFQKLKVLTMRWSKLTHDPLSSLCQMENLVYLNLYCAYDGECLIFSSGWFPKLKQLYLGKLERLRSIQISDGAIENLTYLELHELWNLKSVPEGLVYLRSLQHLYARKMPADFVEELEGSCQGFVRHIANIECM, from the coding sequence ATGGCAGAAGGTTTGATACTAGTTGTGCTTCAAAAAATCGCAACCACCTTAGGAGGAGCTGCATTGAGTGTAATTAAGTCAAAATTAGGGAAAGGAGCCAACATTTTACTTGAAGCAGAGAACAGCATGAAAGAAATTGAGAGTGAGTTCGAAATAATGCAAGCATACATAAGTCAAGCAGACCCGTACAGTGAAAGTAACAAAATTCTGAAACCATGGTTGAAGAATGTAAGAAAAATAGCTTCTGAAGTCGAGGACATCATTGATGAATATGCCTTTCTACTTGGAAAACTGGACAACGCAGGATACTTGGCGAAGAAGTTCCACCATTCGAGATACATCACTGCATGGAGTGACATTTCTTCTCAGTTGAAGCAAGTGCAAGCACGCCTACAAAATTTGACAGTTCTGAAAGACAGATATGGCATCACAGTAGTTGGACCTGGTGGTGGATCATCAAGCCATAATAACAGTCGTAAGAATTACCTGTCTGAATCTTCCTACCTGAATGATGATGGTGATGGTGTAATGGTAGGCAACGAAGATGAAGTAAAGAAGTTGACAGAATGCATAGATGGTGCTGGTGCAGATCGTGCAGTTATCTCCATCTGGGGAATGGGCGGTTCAGGAAAAACAATCCTTGCAAGGGGCATCTATAGAAAACGAGAAGTTAGAAAGAACTTCCAGTGCTGTGCCTGGATAACAGTATCACTGAATTATCAAGTCGAAGACCTTTTGAACAAGCTCATAAAGGAACTCCACATCCAAGATGTGCCTGATGCAACTGACAGTACACATTTGGTTGCTAGGATCCAGAATCATCTCAAGGACAAGAGGTACCTTGTTGTTTTGGATGACATGTGGAACAGGGAGTCTTGGTTATTCTTTGATCGAGTATTTGTCAAGAATCTTTATGGAAGTAGAGTCATCGTTACCACTCGAACAGAAGCTGTTGCGTCAATAGCTGAGCTGAACCATACTATAAGAATTGGCCTTCTTTCACAGGGGGAGTCATGGAAGCTCTTCGGCAGAAAGGCATTCTCAAAGATAGGCAAGGAAGAACCGACCTGCCCTCAGGGCCTTGTTCAATGGGCAAACAAAATCCTCGAGAGATGCCAAGGTCTGCCACTTGCTATTGTAGCCATAGGGAGCCTTCTGTCATACAGAGAAATGGAGGAACAAGAGTGGAGACTCTTCTACAATCAACTTAATTGGCAACTGACAAATAACCCAGAACTCAACTTCGTATCGAGCGTCCTAAAGCTAAGCTTGAATGATCTTCCAAGCCACTTGAGGAATTGCTTCCTGTACTGTGGCTTGTTCCCCAAAGACTATCAAATACGTCGGAAGTGTCTAATCAGACTGTGGGTAGCTGAAGGTTTTGTGGAAGACCGGGGAACAGAGATTACACTGGAAGAAGTGGCCGAGGAGTACCTCAAGGAACTCACACGGCGTTCACTGTTTCAAGTGATGGAAAGGAATGAATTTTCACGGCCAAGAAGATTCCAGGTGCACGATCTTGTTAGAGAGATGACACTGGCCATATCAAGAAATGAGAGGTTTGGTCATGTAAGTGACCAGCCAGATGTAACAGACATTGGCGATGTAGGAAAACGTGTATCAGTGCACAGTGGGGGCCAAATCTATCAGCCAGGTCCGTCTTCGCAGCATCTGCGTTCATTTTTGTTGTTTGACAAACACGTGCCGCTTTCATGGATCAGCATCGCTTCATCGGACTTCAAACTGTTAAGAGTCCTGTGCCTCAGGTACTCCCTCCTTGAGGACATTCCAGATGCCATGACTTGTTTGTTCAATCTGCACCATCTAGACTGCTCTCGTACTAAAGTAAGGAAGGTACCAAGATCAGTGGCAAGGCTGAAGAAACTAGAGACATTGCATCTCAGGTTCGCCCGTGTGAGGGAGTTGCCGTCTGAAATAACAATGCTCACAAACCTCCGCCACTTGTCTGTGAGTGACGACTTGTATGGCACATCAATTTGTGGTACTATCCGCAGTCTCAAGCACCTGCAAACTCTTCGAGAGGTGAAAGTCAACAAAGATTTGGCTAAAAGTCTTGGTTACCTGACACAACTAAGAAGCTTAGGAATTACTGGAGTCATACAAAGCCACAATGCAGATCTTTGGGCTTCTATCAGGAAGATGACTGTCCTTAACAAACTAGCCGTCGCAACTCCTGGCGAGAGTAACGAAGTGCTTAGTTTTGAAGAGCTGAGGCCGCTCAAGAACCTGGAGAAGTTCTACTTGACCGGCAAGTTGGCAGAAGGGAAGCTTTTTCCAGTATCTAATGGTTTTCAGAAACTTAAGGTCCTAACAATGCGCTGGTCTAAGCTAACACACGACCCCCTAAGTTCCTTATGTCAAATGGAAAATCTCGTCTACCTTAATCTTTACTGTGCATACGATGGGGAATGCTTGATCTTCTCTTCTGGGTGGTTTCCAAAGCTCAAGCAACTCTACCTAGGCAAGCTTGAGAGACTGAGGTCAATTCAAATAAGTGATGGCGCCATTGAAAATTTAACATACCTGGAACTTCATGAGCTGTGGAATCTAAAAAGTGTCCCTGAAGGCCTTGTATACCTTAGGTCTCTTCAGCACTTGTATGCACGAAAGATGCCTGCAGATTTCGTGGAGGAACTGGAGGGAAGTTGCCAGGGCTTTGTTCGGCACATTGCCAACATTGAATGTATGTGA